A genome region from Lathyrus oleraceus cultivar Zhongwan6 unplaced genomic scaffold, CAAS_Psat_ZW6_1.0 chrUn0399, whole genome shotgun sequence includes the following:
- the LOC127114133 gene encoding argininosuccinate lyase, chloroplastic: MKFSPLGACALAGTGLPIDRFMTSDALGFTAPMRNSIDAVSDRDFLLEFLSANAITAVHLSRLGEEWVLWASEEFGFITPSDSVSTGSSIMPQKKNPDPMELVRGKSGRVIGGLVTLLTACKGLPHAYNRDLQEDEEPVFDSVRAILGMLEVSAEFAMNITFNRERIQKSLPAGFPGATTLADYLVKKVKVGLRWSHVKDVFGGLKMNGYCRMISRHIEF, from the exons ATGAAATTCAGTCCTTTAGGGGCTTGTGCACTGGCCGGTACAGGGCTCCCCATTGACCGGTTCATGACATCAGATGCATTGGGATTTACAGCTCCGATGAGGAATAG TATTGATGCAGTTTCTGACCGAGATTTTCTACTGGAGTTTCTTTCTGCTAATGCCATCACAGCAGTGCATCTTTCTCGATTGGGTGAAGAATGGGTATTGTGGGCTTCAGAAGAATTTGGATTTATCACTCCAAGCGACTCTGTTTCAACAGGAAGCAGCATAATGCCTCAGAAAAAGAATCCAGACCCAATGGAACTTGTTCGTGGTAAGTCTGGCAGAGTCATAGGGGGTTTGGTCACTCTTCTAACAGCGTGCAAAGGACTTCCACATGCTTACAATCGCGATTTGCAG GAAGACGAAGAACCAGTGTTTGACAGTGTTAGAGCTATTTTGGGAATGCTTGAAGTCTCAGCAGAATTTGCAATGAACATTACTTTCAATCGGGAAAGAATACAAAAGTCTTTACCTGCTGGTTTTCCTGGTGCAACAACACTTGCTGACTATCTTGTTAAGAAG GTTAAGGTTGGTTTAAGATGGTCGCACGTGAAGGACGTGTTTGGTGGTTTGAAAATGAACGGTTATTGCAGGATGATATCGCGCCACATTGAGTTTTAA